The following coding sequences are from one Candidatus Methylacidithermus pantelleriae window:
- a CDS encoding SIMPL domain-containing protein, whose translation MQAFVRGFVLASLLTASITRGSDTLPLPGITVWGHGEVSVVPDRVLLRMAAMATDLNPGQALSAVNRVASEFVARARALGVGEREIRSAAITLRAQYDESDKPRRFLGYQATHPIEILLQDLSKLGALLEAAKQAGINRIEDPHFESSRASALRREALAAAARDAETNAQTLAQALGLRLGLARVVSTAESPQPVVLGAAPLAASSNEMSGLEVGLIRYEAQVKVQFDLKPPGP comes from the coding sequence ATGCAAGCTTTCGTACGAGGGTTTGTCCTTGCCAGTCTCTTAACGGCCAGTATTACCCGGGGCAGTGATACGCTCCCTCTCCCAGGCATTACCGTCTGGGGTCACGGTGAAGTGAGTGTGGTCCCAGACCGAGTGCTACTAAGAATGGCAGCCATGGCTACGGACCTCAACCCTGGCCAAGCTCTCTCTGCAGTGAATCGAGTCGCTAGCGAGTTTGTCGCTCGAGCGCGGGCCTTGGGTGTGGGAGAGCGAGAGATCCGTTCCGCGGCGATCACCCTCAGAGCTCAATACGACGAAAGCGACAAGCCGCGGCGCTTCCTCGGCTACCAGGCTACACATCCGATCGAAATTTTACTCCAGGACTTATCCAAGCTCGGAGCTCTTCTTGAAGCCGCCAAGCAGGCAGGCATCAACCGTATCGAGGATCCCCACTTTGAGTCCTCTCGAGCTTCTGCGTTGCGCAGGGAAGCTTTAGCTGCTGCCGCGCGCGACGCCGAAACCAATGCCCAAACCCTTGCGCAAGCACTCGGTCTCCGACTGGGCCTGGCACGAGTGGTCAGTACCGCTGAGAGCCCGCAGCCTGTAGTACTTGGGGCCGCTCCGCTAGCAGCATCGAGCAACGAAATGTCGGGATTAGAGGTGGGCCTTATCCGCTACGAGGCTCAAGTCAAGGTTCAGTTCGATCTCAAACCGCCGGGGCCATAA
- a CDS encoding YidH family protein, translating to MKKHFGDHSANEQSFLAWARTAIGIIAFGFLFERYTIFVHVLPHETTGKPLELG from the coding sequence GTGAAAAAGCACTTTGGCGATCACTCGGCGAATGAGCAAAGCTTTCTTGCGTGGGCTCGGACCGCTATCGGAATTATAGCTTTCGGGTTCCTCTTCGAACGATACACGATCTTTGTCCATGTGCTCCCTCACGAAACTACGGGAAAACCTCTGGAACTGGGATAG